The genomic DNA TATACTATGATATCTGCCGGCAGAGATTTTTGTAAAACTGCTACTTGAGGGTGTATCACACTGATTATAATCATTATCGCCCCAAGCAATGAGGGTTCCATCCTTTTTCAAAGCCAGACTATGGTACTCTCCTGCTGATATTACCGTGTAGTTATTACCATAAGGAACATCACACTGTCCGACATTATTAAGACCCCAAGCAACAATAGAACCATCTTTCTTTAAGGCAAGACTGTGATATCTACCTGCGGCAATAGCAGTAAAGTCTCTTCCTTCAGGAATATTTAATTGGTTGAAGAAATTAGCTCCCCAAGCTACTATGCTGCCGTCTGCTTTCAAAGCCAGACTATGTCCGTCACCGACAGCTATGGCAACAAAAAGATTTCCATCAGGAACTTCTAATTGTCCATGTCCGTTATCATTTCCCCATGCTACAAGAGTGCTGTCAGCTCTCAGGGCAAGATGATTCTGCCAACCGGCATCTATGGCAATAAAATCATATCCTTGTGGTGTGATATCGAAATTTTCTTCCCCCCACATAACAATACTACCATTTTGCCTCAATGCTAAATTGTTGAGCATGCCGGCAGAGATCTTAATAAAATCATTACCATCAGGCGTTTGTAACTGATTGTGATCATTAGCTCCCCAGGCAATTATTTGCCCCGGCTTTTGACGATCCCTCGAGCAGGAAAAGGTTACAAGCAAGATCAATAATGAAATTAGGTAAATTTTATTCTTCATAACTATTAGTTACTCCTTAAAGGTTTGAAAAATCATTCTATCGATTAGGATAGGGATTATTCATTAATTGAAATCAATCCAACAGCAATATTTTATGTGTCAATGATAATCTGATTTTATTTAACATAGTTTTAATCTAACAGCTATAGATTGATTAATCAGTGTTCTTTTCTCTTGACGGGTTAGTAAAGAGAATTATTTATTTTCTGCTATGGAAAGAGGAAACAAGAACCGTTTATTGATGCATATATGCTGTGCACCATGTTTGATCGCACCTTATACTCATTTGAAGAGGGAAGGCGAGTATGACATAACCGGTTTTTGGTTTAATGACAACATTCATCCCTATCAGGAATATAAGAGAAGACTCGATACTTTTTTAGAATGGAGTGCAAGAGAAGGTTTTAACTATCTAATAGAAAAAGATTATCAACCGGAACCATTTTTTCAAAGAGTATCGGGCAGAGAGAAAGATCGCTGTTATTTTTGCCATTATTACCGATTGAAGAAGACGGCAGAATTAGCTAAGAAAGAAAATTTTGATGCTTTTTCAACTACCCTGCTATATAGTATCTATCAAAAGCACGATCTGATCAGAAAGATAGGGGAAGAAATAGCAAACAATATTGGGATCAGCTTTTATTACCGGGACTTAAGGGAATTTTGGCAAGAGGGGATTACTCTCTCGAAAGGGGAAAACATGTATCGGCAGCCATATTGTGGTTGTCTTTATAGCGAAAAGGAAAGGTATTGTAAAGATTGAATTTTGAATAAATGATATCAAATAGGAAAAGATAGATGAGCAAGTTTAAAGAAATTGATCTGACAAGTCAGAAGAAGTATTCACTCTCAGTCAGAGAGAGCAAAGTGGATAAAAGTCTTTTTTATAGAACAGGTAGAACGAATGAGTTATCATCATTTGTTTCGAGACTCCCCGATATCTTACAAGCAAAGGGTCTAAAAGAGCTTTTAGATAAGTGTTATATTGCTCATAAAGAAGGGAAACCTGTTATCGTTGCTCTGGGCGGACATATAATTAAATGCGGTCTCTCACCTCTACTCAACGAGCTCATTGATCAAAGGATAATATCATGTTTAGCCGGCAATGGGGCAGTAGCAATCCATGATTTTGAATTAGCTTTATCTGGTAAAACTTCGGAAGATGTTGCATCAGCTCTTGAAGATGGAACTTTTGGTATGGCACAGGAAACAGGTGAGCTTATCAACAAGGCAATTACGACAGCTGCCGTTGAAAAACTCGGCTTTGGTGAAGGTTTGGGCATTTTTATTGAGCAATATAAACCACCGAATAAATCGTTATCAATATTAGCGAATGCTTATAATAAAGATATTCCATTTACCGTCCATGTAGCTTTGGGAACTGATATTATTCATCAGCACAAAGAAGCAGATGGAGCAGCAATTGGTGAGTGTACTTTACGTGACTTCCGGATCTTTTGTGAGCAGGTCAAAGGACTAAATGACGGTGGAGTCTTTCTCAATCTTGGCTCAGCAGTGATCATGCCTGAAGTATTCTTGAAAGCAATAACTGTGGTTAGAAATCTCGGCTATTCTTTAAATAACTTTACTACAGCAGTATTTGATATGAATCTTCATTACCGACCCAGAATAAATGTTGTGGAAAGACCGACCTCAAAAGGGGGAAAGGGTTACTATTTCGTTGGTCACCATGAGATAATGATCCCGT from Candidatus Cloacimonadota bacterium includes the following:
- a CDS encoding epoxyqueuosine reductase QueH, which encodes MERGNKNRLLMHICCAPCLIAPYTHLKREGEYDITGFWFNDNIHPYQEYKRRLDTFLEWSAREGFNYLIEKDYQPEPFFQRVSGREKDRCYFCHYYRLKKTAELAKKENFDAFSTTLLYSIYQKHDLIRKIGEEIANNIGISFYYRDLREFWQEGITLSKGENMYRQPYCGCLYSEKERYCKD